The Sporomusa termitida genome has a window encoding:
- a CDS encoding acetaldehyde dehydrogenase (acetylating) gives MAQKKLRSAIIGPGNIGIDLMLKLRKSKVLALVLMAGIVPDSQGLKMAAEAGIATTTAGIEGVLKFGGLDIVFDATGATPHLRHAPLLNQAGIFTVDMTPAAVGPYIVPAVGMDAQLLQESNVNMVTCGGQATVPIVYAINQVTPVRYAEIVATISSRSAGPGTRQNIDEFTQTTRNALIKVGGAQAGKALIILNPADPPILMRNTIYTKCDSTRIEAIIHSVNNMVGRLQQYVPGYRLKVSPYADGESVVTMVEVEGAGDYLPRYSGNLDIITAAAVAVGERYAALKPEGAS, from the coding sequence TTGGCGCAAAAAAAACTGCGGTCCGCAATTATTGGCCCAGGCAATATTGGTATTGACCTAATGCTGAAATTAAGGAAGAGTAAGGTGCTGGCGCTGGTGCTGATGGCTGGCATTGTTCCGGATTCCCAGGGCTTGAAAATGGCGGCTGAGGCCGGTATTGCCACGACCACAGCCGGGATTGAAGGGGTACTGAAATTTGGCGGCCTGGATATTGTTTTTGACGCCACCGGAGCCACGCCTCATCTGCGCCATGCGCCGCTGCTTAACCAGGCTGGTATTTTTACGGTCGATATGACGCCGGCGGCTGTTGGGCCGTATATCGTGCCGGCGGTGGGGATGGATGCCCAGCTTCTGCAAGAATCCAATGTCAACATGGTGACCTGCGGCGGCCAGGCAACAGTACCGATTGTCTATGCGATTAATCAGGTTACGCCGGTAAGGTACGCAGAAATTGTGGCTACCATCAGCAGCCGCAGTGCCGGGCCCGGTACACGGCAAAATATTGACGAGTTTACGCAGACTACCCGCAATGCCCTGATTAAGGTAGGCGGAGCCCAGGCCGGCAAAGCGCTGATCATTTTGAACCCTGCCGACCCGCCGATTTTAATGCGTAACACGATTTATACGAAATGTGACTCAACCCGGATTGAAGCGATTATTCATTCAGTCAACAATATGGTGGGCAGGCTGCAGCAATATGTGCCGGGGTACCGGCTTAAGGTTTCTCCCTATGCGGACGGGGAAAGTGTTGTAACGATGGTTGAAGTGGAAGGCGCCGGGGATTATCTGCCAAGGTATTCGGGCAATCTGGATATTATTACGGCGGCGGCGGTGGCTGTGGGCGAACGTTATGCCGCACTAAAGCCGGAGGGGGCGAGCTAA
- a CDS encoding IclR family transcriptional regulator: MTGQAGGDSERMIQSVFRAVKILEYIALHRGIAGLTEISKGIGIHKSTAHGLIATLEKCGYLQQDPQTGKYALGIRVFEMGQAYIANLDLRETALAYLKELSLTYQETAHLAVLSAEEIVYIDKVDGSRSIGIRSQVGGRNPAYCTGVGKALLAGLDEQLIQKMYAGKTWRQYTRNTVADLAELLAQIRQVRGQGYALDLEEFELDLRCVAAPVKDSTGAIIAAISLSGPAHRLLDTDIPAIAANVMETARKISVRLGYKQ, translated from the coding sequence ATGACCGGACAAGCTGGCGGTGACAGTGAGAGAATGATTCAATCAGTATTCCGTGCTGTTAAAATATTGGAATATATTGCCCTCCACCGGGGTATTGCCGGCCTGACGGAGATCAGCAAAGGGATTGGCATCCATAAAAGCACTGCCCATGGTCTGATTGCCACCCTGGAGAAATGCGGTTACCTGCAGCAGGACCCGCAAACCGGGAAATACGCGCTGGGGATCAGGGTTTTTGAAATGGGGCAGGCCTATATTGCCAATCTTGATTTGCGTGAGACGGCATTAGCCTATCTTAAAGAGCTGTCCCTGACCTATCAGGAAACAGCTCATCTGGCCGTACTTTCCGCTGAAGAGATAGTCTATATTGATAAAGTGGATGGTTCCCGCTCTATTGGCATCCGGTCTCAGGTCGGCGGCCGCAACCCGGCTTACTGTACCGGCGTTGGCAAGGCGCTGCTGGCGGGGCTTGACGAGCAACTGATTCAAAAGATGTATGCCGGTAAAACCTGGCGGCAATATACCCGAAATACAGTGGCAGACCTGGCAGAACTGCTGGCTCAGATCCGGCAGGTGCGTGGGCAGGGATATGCGCTCGACCTGGAAGAGTTTGAACTTGATCTGCGCTGTGTTGCCGCTCCGGTAAAAGACAGTACAGGCGCTATTATTGCTGCGATTAGTCTTTCAGGCCCGGCCCATCGCCTATTGGACACGGATATACCGGCTATCGCCGCCAATGTAATGGAAACTGCAAGGAAGATCTCTGTTCGTTTAGGCTATAAGCAGTAA